In a single window of the Bacteroidota bacterium genome:
- a CDS encoding Gfo/Idh/MocA family oxidoreductase: MINTAIIGFGLSGKVFHAPFVKNHENFTLKTIVTTKPELPAPYHDIPISRDFRDVLDDPSIDLVVISTPNEFHKEQTIQTLQAGKHVVLEKPITPTFKDAEEIIKVAGECRRLLFPYQNRRWDGDFLTVKKILEQNLLGDILEFESHFDRYNPEVGRASWRYTKKMAGGTLFDLGVHLIDQSISLFGKPDAVFCRLFNQRENSIVDDSFDLKLIYPRKNVTIKAGVFVREKGPRFTIHGRKGSFVKYGLDPQEKALVEGKMPGGELWGVEGKEDWGTIHTEMNGKVVRKPFETLAGNYMGFYANVAEVIEKGAEMAVKPSEAALNIRIIENAIQSNENQSVMPL, translated from the coding sequence ATGATTAATACCGCAATCATCGGATTTGGCTTATCAGGAAAGGTGTTTCACGCCCCATTCGTGAAAAACCATGAGAATTTTACATTAAAAACCATTGTCACCACAAAGCCTGAACTTCCCGCGCCTTACCACGATATCCCCATTTCCCGGGACTTCCGGGATGTTTTAGATGATCCCTCCATTGACCTGGTGGTCATATCCACACCCAATGAATTCCATAAAGAGCAAACTATCCAGACCTTGCAGGCAGGGAAACATGTCGTCCTGGAAAAACCCATTACACCCACTTTCAAGGATGCAGAAGAAATCATAAAAGTGGCAGGTGAATGCAGGCGGCTTTTATTCCCATATCAAAACCGGCGCTGGGATGGCGATTTCCTGACAGTAAAAAAGATACTGGAACAAAACCTCCTGGGAGACATCCTGGAATTTGAGTCTCATTTCGACCGTTACAATCCTGAAGTTGGGCGGGCATCCTGGAGATACACAAAAAAGATGGCAGGCGGAACCTTGTTCGACCTGGGGGTTCATCTGATCGACCAGTCCATAAGCCTGTTTGGTAAGCCTGACGCTGTTTTTTGCCGTTTGTTCAACCAGCGGGAAAACAGTATTGTTGACGACAGTTTCGACCTGAAGCTGATCTATCCCCGAAAAAATGTGACCATCAAAGCCGGCGTTTTTGTCAGGGAAAAAGGACCTCGTTTCACTATTCATGGCAGAAAAGGATCATTTGTCAAATACGGACTTGATCCCCAGGAAAAAGCTTTGGTGGAAGGAAAAATGCCTGGCGGGGAATTGTGGGGTGTTGAAGGGAAAGAAGACTGGGGCACGATTCATACCGAAATGAATGGAAAAGTTGTGCGAAAACCCTTTGAAACGCTGGCAGGAAACTACATGGGATTTTACGCCAACGTCGCGGAAGTCATTGAAAAAGGTGCAGAAATGGCCGTTAAGCCTTCTGAGGCAGCACTGAACATCCGCATCATAGAAAATGCCATACAAAGCAATGAAAATCAGTCAGTAATGCCATTATAA
- a CDS encoding Gfo/Idh/MocA family oxidoreductase, which translates to MMDDANKANFSRRDLIKGLAAVPLLGALGWGLYKQKQRYSRISRNMLGDISVNVPTGLPPLEQGDTLRIGVVGFGGRARYIAKSMGFLNPKTLDQWKENASQDKWWAEYVQQFLDQEDLNVQITAICDVFDLNAEKGMEASSNLYRNGTGGKMGPSPKRYKTYTELLADPDIDAVIIATPDHLHVPVAKEAARNGKHVYCEKPLSWTIPETYEIRDLVKETGIVFQLGHQGRQTESYHAARSLIQQGALGKISLIEVCTNRNDPNGAWVYDIPPEASPETIDWRQFIGPAPWHDFSLERFFRWRCWWDYSTGLSGDLFTHEYDAINQILDLGIPHSAMASGGIYFFQDGRTVPDVLNMAFEYPDRDLTLVYSATLASDKDRGKAIMGHDAWMELGDTLVINADPGSTKYREKIDQGIMEAGKPIYTYVPGQNTVDAVTSPTERYFAGRGLLYTYRGGKQVDTTYLHLREWINCIRKKDGSQPSCNIDMAFQEAITAHMGTVSYHEGRRVYWDREREVMV; encoded by the coding sequence CTGCTGGGAGCCTTAGGCTGGGGTCTTTACAAACAAAAACAACGCTACAGCAGGATCAGCCGGAATATGCTGGGTGATATCTCGGTGAATGTCCCGACAGGCTTACCTCCTCTTGAACAAGGGGATACACTCCGTATCGGAGTGGTGGGTTTCGGCGGCAGGGCGCGTTACATAGCCAAATCCATGGGGTTCCTGAATCCCAAAACCCTGGATCAATGGAAGGAAAATGCTTCCCAGGACAAATGGTGGGCTGAGTATGTTCAACAATTTCTGGATCAGGAAGACCTGAACGTGCAGATCACAGCCATCTGTGATGTTTTCGACCTGAACGCGGAAAAAGGGATGGAGGCCTCATCCAACCTTTACCGCAATGGTACCGGAGGTAAAATGGGCCCTTCCCCCAAACGGTATAAAACCTACACTGAATTACTGGCCGACCCGGATATCGATGCGGTGATCATTGCCACACCTGACCATCTACATGTCCCTGTAGCAAAGGAAGCCGCCCGCAACGGCAAACATGTCTATTGCGAGAAGCCCTTATCCTGGACCATACCCGAGACCTATGAGATCAGGGATCTGGTTAAGGAAACCGGTATCGTCTTCCAGCTTGGTCATCAGGGGAGGCAGACGGAGAGCTATCATGCCGCACGGTCACTCATACAGCAAGGGGCGCTGGGAAAGATCTCCCTTATTGAGGTATGCACCAACCGCAACGACCCGAACGGAGCCTGGGTATATGACATTCCTCCGGAAGCAAGCCCGGAGACCATAGACTGGAGACAGTTCATCGGGCCGGCGCCCTGGCACGATTTCAGCCTGGAGCGTTTCTTCCGCTGGCGCTGCTGGTGGGATTACAGCACCGGGCTTAGCGGCGACCTCTTTACCCACGAATACGATGCCATCAATCAGATCCTTGATCTCGGCATACCGCATTCGGCCATGGCTTCCGGGGGCATTTATTTCTTCCAGGATGGGCGCACGGTGCCCGATGTGCTGAATATGGCCTTTGAATACCCCGACAGAGACCTTACCCTGGTTTACAGCGCCACACTGGCCAGCGATAAAGACCGCGGCAAAGCAATCATGGGCCATGATGCCTGGATGGAACTGGGAGATACCCTGGTGATCAATGCCGATCCCGGATCAACCAAATACCGGGAAAAAATCGATCAGGGTATCATGGAAGCAGGAAAACCTATTTATACCTATGTCCCGGGCCAAAACACCGTCGATGCCGTCACCTCACCAACCGAAAGATATTTTGCAGGAAGAGGACTATTATACACCTACCGCGGTGGGAAACAAGTGGATACAACATACCTGCACCTGAGAGAGTGGATCAACTGCATCCGGAAAAAGGACGGCTCCCAACCCAGCTGTAACATCGATATGGCCTTCCAGGAAGCAATCACCGCCCACATGGGAACGGTTTCCTACCACGAAGGAAGAAGAGTTTACTGGGACAGGGAGAGGGAGGTGATGGTATGA